In Halobacillus amylolyticus, the following proteins share a genomic window:
- the hisC gene encoding histidinol-phosphate transaminase — MKSKEILKQMTPYKPGKQIEEVKREYNLDRIVKLASNENPFGFSPQVKEQLPELITQLEKYPDGYAATLRKKVTGFLNVDEEQLIFGNGSDEIVQIICRTFLEPGANTVMAAPTFPQYRHNALIEGAEVREVPLNNGHHDLDKMLQQVDEQTRVLWLCTPNNPTGVHIKENVLRDFMENCPSHVLVVIDEAYYEYMKTEDHYDSIQALQNYENLIVLRTFSKAYGLAGLRVGYGVAAKPLIHTLEPSREPFNTSTIAQAAAIIALDDQSFIEETTNENAKNKQSLMSFLDENQISYFESEANFVLIHLPISGDEMFEHLLSKGFIVRSGEALGIPQSIRLTIGDKEDMAIVQQEIQQKLAGTAK, encoded by the coding sequence ATGAAGTCAAAAGAAATTCTAAAGCAAATGACACCATATAAACCAGGTAAACAAATTGAAGAAGTTAAGCGTGAGTATAATCTTGACCGGATCGTTAAGCTAGCTTCCAATGAAAATCCTTTTGGCTTTTCTCCACAAGTAAAAGAGCAGCTGCCAGAATTAATTACCCAGCTTGAAAAATATCCTGACGGGTATGCAGCAACATTACGCAAAAAAGTGACTGGCTTTTTAAATGTCGACGAAGAACAACTTATCTTTGGGAATGGATCTGACGAAATCGTGCAAATCATTTGTCGTACATTCCTAGAACCTGGAGCAAATACAGTTATGGCAGCACCTACCTTTCCTCAGTATCGGCATAATGCTTTAATTGAGGGGGCTGAAGTGAGAGAGGTTCCATTGAACAATGGCCATCATGACCTTGACAAAATGCTTCAGCAAGTGGATGAACAGACGCGTGTTCTTTGGCTATGTACACCGAATAATCCTACAGGCGTACATATTAAGGAAAATGTTCTTCGTGATTTTATGGAGAACTGTCCTTCTCATGTATTGGTCGTTATTGATGAAGCGTATTATGAATACATGAAAACGGAAGATCATTATGATTCCATCCAAGCGTTACAGAATTATGAGAATTTAATTGTGCTCCGTACATTTTCTAAAGCATATGGGTTAGCAGGTCTTAGAGTGGGGTATGGCGTTGCAGCAAAACCATTAATTCACACACTTGAACCTTCAAGGGAACCCTTTAACACATCGACGATCGCACAAGCAGCAGCGATCATTGCCCTCGATGATCAGTCGTTTATAGAAGAAACGACAAATGAAAATGCAAAGAACAAACAGTCACTCATGTCATTCTTAGATGAAAACCAGATCAGTTATTTCGAATCAGAAGCCAATTTTGTCCTGATTCATTTACCGATTAGCGGTGATGAAATGTTTGAGCACTTGTTAAGTAAAGGGTTTATTGTTCGTTCTGGAGAAGCACTTGGCATCCCTCAGTCCATCAGGTTGACGATCGGCGATAAAGAAGATATGGCGATCGTTCAACAAGAAATACAACAAAAGCTTGCAGGCACTGCTAAATGA
- the aroA gene encoding 3-phosphoshikimate 1-carboxyvinyltransferase, with amino-acid sequence MTTIELQPATKGLHGTLQVPGDKSISHRAVIFSALAEGTSHVYNFLTGEDCLRTVEAFRKLGVRIDQEADKLTIYGQGIKHLVEPAAPIYFGNSGTTARLMSGILAALPLFTVAYGDESLAKRPMDRVVVPLEKMGAHIYGREEAARLPLAFKGNKLTGVTIEMNVKSAQVKSALLLAGMLAEGETKVYEKGVTRNHTEMLMPQYGITIHKNRNVITIPGNQQPVASNLHIPGDISSAAFFLVAGLLTENSELTIKNVGLNPTRDGIITVLQKMGAKLAVTNRTYVGHEPVGDVTVESGPLKAMTIEGDIIANLIDEIPILALAATQAEGTTVIKDAKELRVKETDRIAAVANNLTAMGANIEPTEDGLVIHGPTRLTGAVVHSYGDHRIGMMSAVASLITDSDVTIKDKNCINISYPNFFEHLTHIMK; translated from the coding sequence ATGACCACAATTGAATTACAACCAGCTACCAAGGGTTTACATGGCACATTGCAAGTACCAGGCGATAAATCCATCTCACACCGTGCTGTTATTTTTTCTGCTTTGGCAGAAGGAACCTCTCATGTGTATAACTTCCTAACAGGAGAAGACTGTCTACGCACTGTAGAAGCTTTTAGAAAACTAGGAGTCCGAATTGATCAAGAGGCGGATAAGTTAACGATCTATGGTCAGGGGATTAAACATTTAGTAGAACCCGCTGCACCTATATATTTTGGTAATTCAGGGACGACGGCTCGCTTAATGAGTGGTATACTAGCAGCTTTACCATTGTTCACCGTTGCCTATGGTGATGAATCGCTAGCTAAGCGACCGATGGACCGTGTTGTTGTTCCACTTGAGAAAATGGGTGCTCATATATATGGGCGAGAGGAAGCTGCACGGTTACCGCTTGCCTTTAAAGGTAACAAGTTAACAGGTGTAACCATAGAGATGAACGTGAAGAGCGCCCAAGTTAAATCAGCTTTGTTATTAGCTGGGATGCTGGCAGAAGGAGAAACAAAGGTTTATGAAAAAGGAGTCACTCGAAACCATACAGAAATGCTTATGCCGCAGTATGGAATTACAATACACAAAAATAGAAATGTGATTACTATTCCCGGGAATCAACAGCCGGTGGCGTCCAATTTACATATACCTGGAGACATATCTTCAGCAGCCTTTTTTTTGGTTGCTGGACTATTGACTGAGAACAGCGAATTGACCATAAAGAACGTAGGTTTAAATCCCACAAGAGATGGGATTATTACTGTTTTACAAAAGATGGGTGCCAAGCTTGCCGTTACTAATCGAACCTATGTCGGCCATGAACCTGTCGGTGACGTTACAGTGGAATCAGGACCGCTTAAAGCGATGACGATTGAAGGGGATATCATTGCTAATTTAATCGATGAAATTCCTATCCTTGCGTTAGCAGCGACACAAGCAGAAGGTACAACAGTCATTAAAGATGCTAAGGAACTACGTGTGAAAGAGACAGATCGAATTGCTGCTGTTGCAAATAACTTAACAGCAATGGGTGCTAACATTGAACCGACAGAAGATGGTTTAGTCATTCACGGGCCTACACGTTTAACTGGGGCTGTCGTTCATTCTTACGGTGATCATCGTATTGGAATGATGAGTGCTGTTGCCTCATTAATAACAGATTCCGATGTAACTATTAAAGATAAGAATTGCATTAATATCTCTTATCCCAACTTTTTTGAACATTTAACTCACATTATGAAATAA
- a CDS encoding ReoY family proteolytic degradation factor, translating to MQTPISVNEKKDFVRWFLNNYQLKKRESVWILNYLINHESLLSYVHFVQEVKLCPRGMEISAQGVQDPPFRFYKGQVMTNDAEKSFHDLRMNQDEPVYIQMNFEDAHKSSMYALVLEDNPYLPKDYYVNDRDKVEADELLTSSILTFRKKELEKQIDLALMNGDQSEFITLSDELIEVKKQLQKKS from the coding sequence ATGCAAACACCTATTTCCGTTAATGAAAAAAAGGACTTTGTTCGTTGGTTTCTAAATAATTACCAATTGAAAAAAAGAGAGAGTGTTTGGATTCTGAATTACTTGATCAATCATGAATCATTGCTTTCCTACGTCCATTTTGTTCAAGAGGTTAAGCTGTGCCCACGGGGAATGGAGATTAGTGCTCAGGGAGTACAGGATCCGCCTTTTCGCTTTTACAAAGGCCAAGTGATGACAAATGATGCGGAGAAATCCTTTCATGACCTAAGAATGAATCAAGATGAGCCTGTTTATATCCAAATGAACTTTGAAGACGCACATAAAAGCTCAATGTATGCCCTCGTGTTAGAAGATAACCCTTATTTACCAAAAGATTATTATGTAAACGATCGTGATAAAGTTGAAGCGGATGAATTGCTTACTTCAAGCATTCTGACTTTTAGAAAGAAAGAACTTGAAAAGCAAATCGATCTCGCACTGATGAACGGAGATCAATCAGAATTCATTACCTTGAGTGACGAATTAATCGAAGTGAAGAAACAACTTCAAAAGAAAAGCTAA
- the qcrB gene encoding menaquinol-cytochrome c reductase cytochrome b subunit, whose product MLQKIYDWVDERVDVTPLWRDIADHEVPEHVNPAHHFSAFVYCFGGLTFFITVIQILSGMFLTMYYVPDIENAWKSVYYLQKEVAYGQIVRGMHHWGASLVIVMLFLHTLRVFFQGAYKKPRELNWIVGVLLFFVMLGLGFTGYLLPWDNKAYFATQVGLEIAAATPFIGDQIRTLLAGDPTIVGAQTLTRFFAIHVFFLPAALFGLMAVHFILIRKQGISGPL is encoded by the coding sequence ATGCTACAAAAGATTTATGACTGGGTCGATGAGCGTGTAGACGTCACTCCGCTTTGGCGCGATATCGCCGACCACGAAGTGCCTGAGCATGTTAATCCAGCCCATCATTTTTCAGCATTTGTTTATTGTTTTGGCGGTTTGACATTCTTTATCACGGTTATTCAAATTTTGTCGGGTATGTTTTTAACGATGTATTACGTGCCTGATATCGAAAATGCCTGGAAGTCCGTTTATTATTTACAAAAAGAAGTAGCTTACGGACAAATCGTACGTGGAATGCACCACTGGGGTGCGAGTCTTGTTATTGTAATGTTATTTCTACATACATTACGGGTATTCTTCCAAGGGGCTTATAAGAAGCCGCGTGAACTTAACTGGATTGTTGGTGTGCTATTATTCTTCGTTATGCTTGGACTAGGGTTTACTGGTTACTTGCTTCCATGGGATAACAAAGCCTATTTTGCAACACAGGTAGGTCTAGAAATTGCCGCAGCTACACCGTTTATCGGAGATCAAATTAGAACATTACTTGCCGGAGATCCAACCATTGTAGGTGCACAAACGTTAACACGTTTCTTTGCAATTCACGTGTTTTTCCTGCCTGCTGCATTATTTGGATTAATGGCTGTTCACTTTATTTTAATCCGTAAGCAAGGTATTTCCGGTCCACTATAA
- a CDS encoding tetratricopeptide repeat protein, translating to MEEIHKAIHQMEAKQTEEAINTLQSYLSEADEEERFTIAELYIQWGMLGEAKSILQELMQRYPKEQELKVMMAEIHIDLEEDDEAIEILNQFGPEDEDYLQSLIQLADLYQSQGLFEVAEQKLLIAKQAEPNEAVIDFALGELSFSNGEYNKSIPFYENAIHHQPVIGDIEVATRLAEAYAATGEFEQSLDYFQKVEEDNPDVMFRYGFVAFQALRNDIAINIWERLIEEDPYFQSVYPLLARAYDTEGMAKEALEMVNKGLAKDEFNKELYHLAGTLYHKTGQKEEGYRLMREAVALDPGYKEAVLFLIENYKSDEDYDAVIDLINQLITLGEEDPYYLFELAKAYEEVEDYKQALVHYENAYPSLKEDDVFLKAYGYFLVEEGKMIEGRKVLEEYLAVDPTDTEIEDFVSRLKEE from the coding sequence ATGGAAGAGATTCACAAAGCCATCCATCAAATGGAAGCTAAGCAAACGGAAGAAGCAATAAATACACTACAATCTTACTTATCAGAGGCTGATGAAGAAGAGCGCTTTACAATTGCCGAACTTTATATTCAATGGGGGATGCTTGGAGAAGCGAAATCAATTTTGCAGGAACTTATGCAGCGATACCCTAAAGAACAAGAACTTAAAGTAATGATGGCTGAAATTCATATTGATTTAGAAGAAGACGATGAAGCAATTGAGATTCTCAACCAATTTGGTCCAGAAGATGAGGACTATCTGCAATCCCTTATCCAGCTTGCCGATCTCTATCAATCGCAAGGGCTGTTTGAAGTAGCTGAACAAAAACTTCTCATTGCCAAACAAGCAGAACCAAACGAAGCGGTTATTGATTTCGCGTTAGGTGAACTTTCTTTTTCAAATGGGGAATATAACAAGAGTATCCCTTTCTATGAAAATGCCATTCATCATCAGCCGGTAATCGGTGATATCGAGGTAGCCACCAGATTGGCTGAGGCCTATGCAGCAACAGGTGAATTTGAGCAATCCCTTGATTACTTCCAAAAGGTAGAAGAAGATAATCCTGATGTGATGTTCCGTTATGGATTTGTTGCCTTCCAAGCTCTGAGAAATGATATTGCTATCAATATATGGGAGCGTCTAATTGAGGAAGATCCATACTTTCAATCTGTCTATCCTTTATTAGCCCGAGCCTATGATACAGAAGGAATGGCAAAAGAAGCACTTGAAATGGTCAATAAAGGACTAGCGAAGGATGAGTTCAACAAAGAGCTTTATCACTTGGCAGGCACGCTGTATCACAAGACTGGACAAAAAGAGGAAGGCTATCGCCTAATGAGAGAAGCGGTAGCCCTAGACCCAGGCTATAAAGAAGCCGTGCTTTTCTTAATTGAAAATTATAAAAGTGATGAGGATTACGATGCAGTCATAGACTTAATTAATCAATTAATAACCCTTGGTGAAGAAGATCCTTATTACCTGTTTGAATTGGCCAAAGCTTATGAAGAAGTAGAGGATTATAAGCAAGCGCTCGTTCATTATGAGAATGCTTATCCTTCCCTTAAAGAAGACGATGTATTTCTTAAGGCTTATGGATATTTCCTAGTAGAAGAAGGGAAAATGATTGAAGGACGGAAAGTATTAGAAGAATATTTAGCCGTCGATCCTACTGATACTGAAATAGAAGATTTTGTCAGCCGATTGAAAGAAGAATAA
- a CDS encoding YpiF family protein, with amino-acid sequence MQWTKRDTKQYLPEKEYVDTVLIPIISFDPASDNKMTKEAFQRELNQVFATLIEKEFKGRIFLSPEYYYLTNQHESEIPRVNQWVEHFQKQPFEHVFLFTFDAKWKKYESDLNGHLLWIPGIADGDLQSTETQSFVKEQVKQVNELIQAYW; translated from the coding sequence GTGCAATGGACAAAGCGGGATACAAAGCAATACCTCCCGGAAAAAGAGTATGTAGATACAGTGTTGATACCGATTATTTCCTTTGATCCAGCATCGGATAACAAGATGACAAAAGAGGCGTTTCAAAGGGAGCTCAATCAGGTTTTTGCGACTTTAATTGAGAAGGAATTCAAGGGTCGTATATTCTTATCTCCTGAATACTATTACTTAACGAATCAGCATGAAAGTGAAATCCCCCGTGTGAACCAATGGGTGGAGCATTTTCAGAAGCAGCCTTTTGAACATGTTTTTCTATTTACCTTTGATGCAAAATGGAAGAAGTATGAATCAGATTTAAATGGGCATTTACTATGGATACCGGGCATAGCTGATGGTGACCTGCAATCTACTGAAACGCAATCCTTTGTTAAAGAGCAAGTCAAGCAAGTCAATGAATTAATTCAAGCTTATTGGTAA
- a CDS encoding sporulation protein YpjB, which yields MGRAILICFVVSLSLWIPSNDHHKFIHAEQNTWSSFTEQYRHLFHDEKYELANRMLNNRQKEMEQYISTLSYQHQETFNKLLYPIITIQSDKQKMEVEKFLSFMNAMGSDHPQKYARQELKSLRNQLNQTDQDRSSIVSNWNALVPTLQLYFDQGELSVVTNSMIVFGNSETLAAKQEVVRRLDKLLEDKPSVISYDAFIWTAAIIGCTILITLVYVAARKYVAEKKEKKAGDKLNS from the coding sequence ATGGGACGGGCTATTCTCATTTGTTTCGTTGTCAGTTTGAGCCTGTGGATTCCAAGCAATGATCATCATAAGTTCATTCATGCTGAACAAAATACATGGAGTTCATTCACTGAACAATACCGTCACTTATTCCATGACGAAAAATACGAACTGGCGAATAGGATGTTGAATAATCGGCAAAAGGAAATGGAACAATATATTAGTACTTTATCTTATCAGCACCAAGAAACGTTTAACAAGCTTCTATATCCAATCATCACCATTCAGTCGGACAAGCAAAAAATGGAAGTAGAGAAGTTTTTATCCTTTATGAATGCTATGGGTAGTGACCACCCTCAAAAATATGCTCGTCAAGAACTTAAGTCCTTACGTAATCAATTAAATCAAACAGATCAAGACAGATCATCCATTGTTAGTAATTGGAATGCTTTAGTCCCAACTTTACAGTTATATTTCGATCAAGGAGAATTATCAGTCGTCACCAATTCTATGATTGTATTTGGGAATAGTGAAACGTTAGCTGCAAAACAAGAAGTAGTTAGACGGTTAGACAAGCTCCTTGAAGATAAACCCTCTGTAATAAGCTATGATGCGTTTATTTGGACTGCTGCTATTATAGGATGTACTATACTTATTACACTCGTATATGTGGCTGCAAGGAAATATGTTGCAGAGAAAAAAGAAAAAAAGGCAGGCGACAAACTTAATAGTTGA
- a CDS encoding zinc metallopeptidase, producing MSFLIYFAILLIVPIWASSRVKKTYKKYSKVPTSSSMTGAEVARKILDDNGLFNVRIEEVRGMLSDHYDPRSKVIRLSSDNYHGRSMAASAVSAHEVGHAIQDAEEYAFLKFRSALVPVASFGSNISIFLIIGGFLLGFTGLALAGIIFFAAAVLFQFITLPVEFDASNRAMGQLVSTGIIRNDEERKTKKVLNAAAMTYVAGALVALAELLRFVFMFVGMNEE from the coding sequence ATGAGTTTTCTAATATATTTTGCGATATTACTAATCGTGCCTATCTGGGCTTCATCACGTGTTAAAAAGACATACAAGAAATATTCAAAAGTCCCAACATCCTCATCAATGACGGGGGCAGAAGTTGCACGTAAAATCCTTGATGATAACGGATTGTTTAATGTTCGTATTGAAGAAGTAAGAGGAATGTTATCCGATCACTATGATCCGCGCTCTAAAGTAATCCGCCTCTCATCAGACAATTATCACGGTCGTTCCATGGCCGCATCTGCCGTTTCTGCTCATGAGGTAGGGCATGCGATTCAGGATGCGGAGGAATATGCTTTTCTTAAATTCCGCAGTGCATTAGTTCCTGTTGCAAGCTTTGGTTCAAATATTTCCATTTTCTTAATTATTGGTGGATTCCTACTTGGCTTCACAGGTTTAGCGTTAGCTGGGATAATCTTCTTCGCTGCAGCCGTGTTGTTCCAGTTCATTACTTTACCAGTTGAATTTGATGCTTCAAATAGAGCCATGGGACAGCTTGTATCCACTGGAATCATAAGGAATGATGAAGAACGCAAAACGAAAAAAGTTCTTAATGCAGCCGCTATGACGTATGTAGCAGGTGCTCTCGTAGCCTTGGCTGAATTACTAAGATTTGTGTTTATGTTTGTAGGGATGAATGAAGAGTAA
- a CDS encoding QcrA and Rieske domain-containing protein — MSDKQRVSRRQFLNYTLTGVGGFMAAGMLAPMVRFAIDPVLTPQAAGEFHSVAPVEEITNEPQRFEWQVEQVDAWYESKVQKTAWVYRNKDDEIVALSPICTHLGCTVGWASNQEYPNQFYCPCHGGRYTKDGVNVPGTPPTAPLPVYKTKVQENMLYLGETQSRQGA, encoded by the coding sequence ATGAGCGATAAACAACGAGTATCCCGTCGTCAATTTCTAAACTACACACTGACTGGTGTAGGTGGCTTTATGGCTGCTGGAATGCTTGCGCCAATGGTTCGTTTTGCCATTGATCCGGTATTAACGCCGCAAGCTGCTGGTGAATTTCATTCCGTGGCACCAGTTGAGGAAATTACAAATGAACCACAGCGATTTGAGTGGCAAGTTGAACAAGTGGATGCATGGTATGAATCAAAAGTACAAAAAACTGCATGGGTGTACAGAAATAAAGATGATGAGATTGTAGCACTCTCACCAATTTGTACACACTTAGGATGTACAGTAGGATGGGCCTCGAATCAGGAATACCCGAACCAATTCTACTGCCCATGTCACGGCGGTCGGTATACAAAGGATGGTGTCAATGTTCCGGGAACACCACCAACAGCACCTTTACCGGTGTACAAGACCAAAGTCCAGGAAAACATGCTTTATCTCGGAGAAACACAATCAAGACAGGGGGCGTAA
- a CDS encoding DUF1405 domain-containing protein translates to MKAIISYILTNRIFLMLLFLVNLFGTVYGYIWYESQLAVTKPIFLIFVPDSPTASLFFTIFLGFFLLNKNVPYIEALAVITLLKYGVWAVVMNGLTFLEYGALPWTSYMLIISHGAMAIQGILYGPYYKIRMRHIVVAAIWTLHNDVIDYVFGQMPVYPAIMEHINTVGYFTFWLSIFSIAVCYALTQRNRQIKSV, encoded by the coding sequence ATGAAAGCGATCATTTCATACATATTAACGAATCGAATTTTTCTTATGCTATTATTTCTTGTTAACTTGTTTGGCACAGTTTATGGATATATTTGGTATGAGAGTCAGTTGGCTGTCACCAAACCGATCTTTCTTATTTTTGTTCCAGACAGTCCGACGGCAAGTTTGTTTTTCACCATCTTTTTAGGCTTTTTCCTATTAAATAAAAATGTGCCCTATATTGAAGCTCTAGCTGTCATTACTCTACTGAAATATGGTGTATGGGCTGTTGTGATGAATGGGCTTACTTTCTTAGAATATGGAGCGCTTCCATGGACAAGTTATATGCTCATCATTTCCCACGGGGCTATGGCTATCCAAGGGATCCTTTACGGCCCATATTATAAGATTCGTATGCGTCATATTGTGGTGGCTGCCATTTGGACGCTCCATAACGATGTGATTGACTATGTATTTGGACAAATGCCAGTTTATCCAGCAATAATGGAACATATCAATACGGTTGGTTATTTTACATTTTGGTTAAGTATTTTCTCCATAGCTGTTTGTTACGCTCTCACCCAGAGAAATCGACAGATCAAATCGGTCTAA
- a CDS encoding prephenate dehydrogenase: MSQTIFFVGLGLIGGSLAMNVAKQENVKITGMDPNPQTLAIAKKQGVIHEHVEEFSKGVQEADVLILATPISTTIEYIKQLNDLGLNKPLLVTDVSSVKNQVLQAAQELTNPLVSFVGGHPMAGSHKQGYTAAKPHLFENAIFVLTPAKGANSSDASVLQELFSKTGARFLTLSTKEHDEMTAVISHFPHLIASSLVHQAKEWQKTHPTLEHLAAGGFRDITRIASSNPKLWQDIFFQNKKLLSHMLDDWIEEMKHMKRLLDDGEAQSTYQYLVEAKSYRDGLPIREKGAIPAFYDVYVDIHDQPGAIHKVIQLLAEKEISIKNIRILEIREGITGVLRISFQTGKEQQASYQSLLNKGYEVMIQD; the protein is encoded by the coding sequence ATGAGCCAAACGATATTTTTTGTCGGGTTAGGGTTGATTGGTGGGTCGCTTGCGATGAATGTAGCCAAACAGGAAAATGTAAAGATCACGGGAATGGACCCTAACCCTCAAACACTTGCGATCGCAAAGAAACAAGGTGTCATTCATGAACACGTCGAAGAGTTTTCAAAAGGTGTTCAAGAAGCCGATGTGTTAATTCTCGCTACACCAATATCAACGACGATCGAATATATAAAACAGTTGAATGATTTAGGATTAAATAAACCTTTACTCGTAACAGATGTATCATCAGTAAAGAACCAGGTTCTGCAGGCTGCACAAGAGCTTACAAATCCATTGGTTTCATTCGTGGGCGGCCATCCCATGGCTGGTTCTCATAAACAAGGATATACTGCTGCAAAACCACATTTATTTGAAAATGCTATCTTTGTGTTGACACCTGCTAAAGGTGCGAATTCTTCCGACGCTTCTGTACTTCAAGAACTTTTCTCAAAAACAGGAGCCAGATTCTTAACGCTTTCGACAAAAGAGCATGATGAAATGACGGCAGTGATTTCTCACTTCCCGCACCTTATTGCATCATCACTCGTACACCAGGCGAAGGAGTGGCAGAAAACGCATCCAACTCTTGAGCACCTGGCCGCAGGAGGATTTCGTGATATTACTAGAATCGCCTCAAGCAACCCTAAATTATGGCAGGACATATTTTTTCAAAATAAAAAGCTGTTAAGCCATATGCTTGACGATTGGATCGAAGAAATGAAACATATGAAGCGGCTGCTTGATGATGGTGAAGCACAGTCAACCTATCAGTATTTAGTTGAAGCAAAAAGTTATCGTGACGGCTTACCTATCCGTGAAAAGGGGGCTATTCCCGCCTTTTATGATGTCTATGTAGATATTCATGACCAACCAGGCGCGATTCATAAGGTTATTCAATTACTAGCTGAAAAAGAGATTAGTATTAAAAATATACGTATACTTGAAATAAGAGAGGGAATAACAGGTGTGCTTAGAATTAGTTTTCAGACGGGGAAGGAACAACAAGCCAGCTATCAATCACTGCTTAATAAAGGCTATGAAGTGATGATTCAGGATTAA
- a CDS encoding menaquinol-cytochrome c reductase cytochrome b/c subunit yields MHRGKGMKFVGDSRIPAEQKANLPKDYSEYPGRTEAFWPNFLLKEWLVGAVFLIGFLILTAAHPSPLEQQADPTNAGYIPLPDWYFLFLYEFLKYQYAGGEFIVIGAIVIPSLAFGALLLAPFLDRGPGRRPSKRPIAVSLMMLGFIATFWLTYEAVEHADYASRSEKYAVNVEAVEAEVNTEAPGYAIYEQSCMSCHGDQLQGQGNYPSLLDTPMSVEQIKDIARNGIGEMPAGVFNGTDEELQQLAEFIKAQGAGGEGSGGEASGAGE; encoded by the coding sequence GTGCATAGGGGAAAAGGGATGAAGTTCGTCGGAGATTCACGAATTCCTGCTGAACAAAAAGCCAATTTACCAAAAGATTACTCAGAATACCCTGGACGTACGGAAGCGTTTTGGCCTAACTTTCTTCTTAAAGAATGGCTGGTTGGAGCAGTCTTCTTAATTGGATTTCTAATTTTGACTGCCGCTCATCCTTCACCGCTTGAGCAACAAGCAGATCCAACCAACGCTGGTTACATTCCGTTGCCTGACTGGTATTTCTTATTTTTATATGAATTCTTAAAGTATCAATACGCAGGCGGAGAATTTATTGTCATCGGTGCGATTGTTATACCTTCACTCGCTTTTGGTGCACTTCTGTTAGCACCATTTCTTGATCGCGGGCCAGGAAGACGTCCATCGAAGCGTCCAATTGCTGTTAGTCTTATGATGCTTGGTTTCATTGCTACGTTCTGGTTAACCTATGAGGCTGTTGAACATGCCGACTACGCTTCACGTTCAGAAAAATATGCGGTAAACGTGGAAGCGGTTGAAGCAGAAGTAAATACAGAAGCTCCGGGATATGCCATATATGAACAAAGCTGTATGAGCTGTCACGGAGATCAGTTACAAGGACAGGGTAACTATCCATCATTACTTGATACGCCTATGTCAGTTGAACAAATAAAAGACATAGCTCGAAATGGTATTGGAGAAATGCCTGCAGGAGTTTTCAATGGAACTGATGAGGAACTTCAACAATTAGCCGAATTTATTAAAGCTCAAGGTGCCGGCGGAGAAGGTTCCGGTGGAGAAGCATCTGGGGCTGGCGAATAA